A genomic window from Myotis daubentonii chromosome 4, mMyoDau2.1, whole genome shotgun sequence includes:
- the CDR2 gene encoding cerebellar degeneration-related protein 2 isoform X2: protein MLAGNLVEEFEMKEDEPWYDHQDLQQDLQLAAELGKTLLDRNTELEDSLQQMYTTNQEQLQEIEYLTKQVELLRQMNEQHAKVYEQLDVTARELEETNQKLVADSKASQQKILRHFVYDHVFAEKITSLPSQPSPDEEENKHLKTAVRTLQAQLSLERQRRVALEEEYGLVLKENSELEQQLGATGAYQARALELEAEVAEMRRALQAERPFVNGVEKLVPDSLFVPFKEAGQSLLEEMLLTVPEAQRRPLKRSSSETVLSSLAGGDIVKGHEETCIRRAKAVKQRGVSLLQEVDTQYSALKAKYEELLRKCQQQEGDSLSHKAVQTARAPARDPASRDPPAAGAPEPAGSPTSTPPPEYKALFEEIFSCIQKTKQEIDEQRMKYRSLPSP, encoded by the exons ATCTCCAACTTGCTGCTGAGCTTGGGAAGACATTACTGGATCGGAACACAGAGCTGGAGGATTCTCTTCAGCAGATGTACACAACCAATCAGGAGCAGTTACAGGAAATTGAG TACCTGACCAAGCAGGTGGAGCTCCTGCGGCAGATGAATGAGCAGCATGCGAAGGTTTATGAGCAGCTAGATGTCACTGCAAGGGAGCTGGAAGAAACAAATCAAAAGCTCGTTGCTGACAGCAAGGCCTCACAGCAGAAGATTCTGAG ACACTTTGTGTATGACCATGTGTTTGCGGAAAAGATCACTTCCTTGCCGAGTCAGCCAAGCCCCGACGAAGAAGAAAACAAGCATTTGAAGACGGCAGTGAGGACGCTGCAGGCACAGCTGAGCCTGGAGCGGCAGAGGCGGGTGGCCCTGGAGGAGGAGTACGGGCTTGTGCTGAAGGAGAACAGTGAGCTGGAGCAGCAGCTGGGGGCCACTGGCGCCTACCAGGCCCGGGCGCTGGAGCTGGAGGCTGAGGTGGCTGAAATGCGGCGGGCGCTGCAGGCGGAGCGTCCCTTCGTGAATGGGGTCGAAAAGCTGGTACCCGACTCCCTATTTGTCCCTTTCAAAGAGGCTGGCCAGAGCCTGCTGGAGGAGATGCTGCTGACGGTGCCCGAGGCCCAGCGGAGGCCCctcaagcgcagcagcagtgagaCGGTGCTCAGCAGCTTGGCCGGCGGTGACATCGTGAAGGGCCACGAGGAGACCTGCATCCGGAGGGCCAAGGCTGTGAAGCAGAGGGGTGTGTCCCTGCTGCAGGAAGTGGACACACAGTATAGCGCCCTGAAGGCCAAGTACGAGGAGCTGCTGAGGAAGTGCCAACAGCAGGAGGGGGACTCCCTGTCCCACAAGGCTGTGCAGACTGCCAGGGCTCCAGCCAGGGACCCAGCTTCCAGGGACCCGCCCGCCGCTGGTGCCCCTGAGCCTGCTGGGTCCCCCACCAGCACACCACCTCCCGAATACAAAGCGCTCTTTGAGGAGATCTTCAGCTGCATCCAGAAGACGAAGCAGGAGATTGACGAGCAGAGAATGAAATAccgctctctcccctccccttaa
- the CDR2 gene encoding cerebellar degeneration-related protein 2 isoform X1: MLAGNLVEEFEMKEDEPWYDHQDLQQDLQLAAELGKTLLDRNTELEDSLQQMYTTNQEQLQEIEYLTKQVELLRQMNEQHAKVYEQLDVTARELEETNQKLVADSKASQQKILSLTETIESLQANIDHLQGQVEELKSSGQGRRSQGKRGQKSAPSFSGLKELYDLRQHFVYDHVFAEKITSLPSQPSPDEEENKHLKTAVRTLQAQLSLERQRRVALEEEYGLVLKENSELEQQLGATGAYQARALELEAEVAEMRRALQAERPFVNGVEKLVPDSLFVPFKEAGQSLLEEMLLTVPEAQRRPLKRSSSETVLSSLAGGDIVKGHEETCIRRAKAVKQRGVSLLQEVDTQYSALKAKYEELLRKCQQQEGDSLSHKAVQTARAPARDPASRDPPAAGAPEPAGSPTSTPPPEYKALFEEIFSCIQKTKQEIDEQRMKYRSLPSP; this comes from the exons ATCTCCAACTTGCTGCTGAGCTTGGGAAGACATTACTGGATCGGAACACAGAGCTGGAGGATTCTCTTCAGCAGATGTACACAACCAATCAGGAGCAGTTACAGGAAATTGAG TACCTGACCAAGCAGGTGGAGCTCCTGCGGCAGATGAATGAGCAGCATGCGAAGGTTTATGAGCAGCTAGATGTCACTGCAAGGGAGCTGGAAGAAACAAATCAAAAGCTCGTTGCTGACAGCAAGGCCTCACAGCAGAAGATTCTGAG CCTGACTGAAACAATCGAAAGCCTGCAAGCCAACATCGATCACCTCCAGGGCCAAGTGGAGGAGCTGAAGTCATCTGGCCAAGGGAGAAGGAGCCAGGGGAAGCGTGGCCAAAAGTCGGCACCCAGCTTCTCGGGTCTGAAAGAGCTGTATGACTTACGCCA ACACTTTGTGTATGACCATGTGTTTGCGGAAAAGATCACTTCCTTGCCGAGTCAGCCAAGCCCCGACGAAGAAGAAAACAAGCATTTGAAGACGGCAGTGAGGACGCTGCAGGCACAGCTGAGCCTGGAGCGGCAGAGGCGGGTGGCCCTGGAGGAGGAGTACGGGCTTGTGCTGAAGGAGAACAGTGAGCTGGAGCAGCAGCTGGGGGCCACTGGCGCCTACCAGGCCCGGGCGCTGGAGCTGGAGGCTGAGGTGGCTGAAATGCGGCGGGCGCTGCAGGCGGAGCGTCCCTTCGTGAATGGGGTCGAAAAGCTGGTACCCGACTCCCTATTTGTCCCTTTCAAAGAGGCTGGCCAGAGCCTGCTGGAGGAGATGCTGCTGACGGTGCCCGAGGCCCAGCGGAGGCCCctcaagcgcagcagcagtgagaCGGTGCTCAGCAGCTTGGCCGGCGGTGACATCGTGAAGGGCCACGAGGAGACCTGCATCCGGAGGGCCAAGGCTGTGAAGCAGAGGGGTGTGTCCCTGCTGCAGGAAGTGGACACACAGTATAGCGCCCTGAAGGCCAAGTACGAGGAGCTGCTGAGGAAGTGCCAACAGCAGGAGGGGGACTCCCTGTCCCACAAGGCTGTGCAGACTGCCAGGGCTCCAGCCAGGGACCCAGCTTCCAGGGACCCGCCCGCCGCTGGTGCCCCTGAGCCTGCTGGGTCCCCCACCAGCACACCACCTCCCGAATACAAAGCGCTCTTTGAGGAGATCTTCAGCTGCATCCAGAAGACGAAGCAGGAGATTGACGAGCAGAGAATGAAATAccgctctctcccctccccttaa